A genomic segment from Sulfitobacter mediterraneus encodes:
- a CDS encoding Hint domain-containing protein — MTWLALSDHDDRRLSLRGLGADKKDRPLLPDHPRSLLNRGTIMFETRLSPDGKPQVLFGYKTTYPELRSLTFQAIPGGGIAMVQVQDQDICHAAIQRSETGRTDVVRITYSWDCAANWARMTLERPEDAQISHAYIEVPKPLPLDDIRDLMLGRNDHSFSADMIFAALSNEIEPIGPMPSLLPSTPVATPRGYKEVGQLQRGDTVLTGNAGTVPVLHSLDRMVPARGSYRPVRLRAPYFGLQQDIIVSPDQRLIIDGPEVEYLFNQEAVLVPARHLVNGFAALEEPCGPVIRYAQLLLPSHETLLAAGTTLESLYIGRIRRNGQHLANSLLRSFDRGSLPEHGRPAHHVLRWYDAIHLARQRAA; from the coding sequence ATGACATGGCTTGCCCTCAGTGATCACGACGACCGGCGGCTTTCCCTGCGTGGACTGGGCGCTGACAAGAAAGACAGACCGCTGCTGCCTGATCACCCACGCAGTTTGCTCAACCGCGGCACGATCATGTTCGAGACCCGGCTGTCACCGGATGGCAAGCCGCAGGTATTGTTCGGTTACAAGACAACCTATCCTGAATTGCGCAGCTTGACCTTTCAGGCGATCCCCGGTGGCGGCATCGCGATGGTACAGGTGCAGGATCAGGACATCTGCCATGCTGCAATCCAGAGGTCCGAGACCGGTCGCACAGATGTTGTCCGTATCACCTATTCATGGGACTGCGCCGCCAATTGGGCACGGATGACACTGGAGCGGCCAGAGGATGCACAAATCTCGCATGCCTATATCGAAGTGCCCAAACCGCTGCCGCTTGATGACATCCGCGACCTGATGTTGGGGCGCAATGATCACAGCTTTTCAGCCGATATGATCTTTGCTGCGCTTTCGAACGAGATTGAGCCGATTGGCCCCATGCCGAGCCTGTTGCCGAGCACACCTGTCGCGACGCCGCGCGGATACAAAGAAGTGGGGCAGTTGCAGCGCGGCGATACCGTCTTGACGGGGAACGCAGGTACGGTTCCGGTTCTGCACAGTCTTGACCGGATGGTCCCGGCGCGCGGAAGTTATCGCCCTGTGCGGTTGCGGGCGCCCTATTTTGGCTTGCAACAGGACATCATCGTGTCTCCCGATCAAAGATTGATCATCGATGGGCCAGAGGTGGAATACCTGTTCAACCAAGAGGCGGTTCTGGTGCCCGCCCGCCATCTGGTTAATGGCTTTGCCGCGCTGGAGGAACCCTGCGGACCGGTCATTCGCTATGCCCAGTTGTTGTTGCCGTCCCATGAGACATTGCTCGCCGCTGGCACCACGCTGGAAAGCCTTTATATCGGGCGTATCCGGCGCAATGGCCAACATCTGGCCAACAGTCTGTTGCGTTCTTTCGACCGGGGCTCCCTGCCCGAACATGGACGCCCCGCGCACCATGTCTTGCGCTGGTATGATGCCATCCACCTGGCGCGTCAGCGGGCGGCCTGA
- a CDS encoding TIGR00730 family Rossman fold protein, whose translation MKDDRTSPFRDAHTDRDSAEHVPDTPQSRAPAYRLAFADEDFLCRDELRPVRLQLELLKPQLMLDEQGIESTIVLFGGARIPAPADKDKARTQTLSDLSRFYDETREFARLMTLKSMEGGGHENVIVTGGGPGVMEAGNRGAVDAGGHSIGLNIVLPFEQAPNEYVTPELCFNFHYFAIRKMHFLMRAKAICVFPGGFGTMDELFEALTLIQTGRMQRVPFLLFGEEFWKKIINWDALADAGTISAEDLDLFRFVETAQEAMDLIENWETAPARDAIPGR comes from the coding sequence ATGAAAGACGATCGTACCAGCCCGTTCAGAGACGCCCATACAGACCGCGATTCTGCCGAACATGTCCCCGACACACCACAAAGCCGCGCGCCAGCCTATCGGTTGGCTTTTGCGGATGAGGATTTCCTGTGCCGGGATGAGTTGCGCCCAGTTCGCCTGCAACTTGAGCTGCTGAAACCGCAGCTGATGCTGGATGAGCAAGGCATCGAAAGCACGATTGTACTGTTTGGTGGCGCGCGCATACCCGCCCCGGCGGACAAGGACAAAGCCCGCACACAGACACTGTCGGATTTGTCACGCTTTTACGATGAGACACGCGAATTTGCGCGGCTGATGACGTTGAAATCCATGGAAGGTGGCGGTCATGAGAATGTGATTGTGACCGGCGGCGGGCCGGGTGTGATGGAGGCTGGCAACCGCGGCGCGGTTGACGCGGGCGGGCATTCCATTGGCCTCAACATCGTGTTGCCGTTTGAGCAGGCGCCAAACGAATACGTAACGCCCGAGTTGTGCTTTAACTTCCACTACTTTGCGATCCGCAAGATGCACTTCCTGATGCGGGCAAAGGCAATTTGTGTGTTCCCTGGTGGCTTTGGCACCATGGATGAGTTGTTCGAAGCGCTGACGTTGATTCAGACGGGCCGAATGCAACGGGTCCCATTCCTGCTGTTTGGCGAGGAATTCTGGAAAAAGATCATCAACTGGGATGCACTGGCGGATGCCGGCACAATTTCGGCCGAGGATCTGGATCTCTTCCGCTTTGTCGAAACGGCGCAAGAGGCAATGGATTTGATCGAGAACTGGGAAACGGCCCCGGCGCGGGATGCCATTCCAGGCAGATAA
- the dapD gene encoding 2,3,4,5-tetrahydropyridine-2,6-dicarboxylate N-succinyltransferase, translating to MSNAQLETAIEAAWDTRDQITSATTGEVREAIEDTLNALDSGKLRVAEKQADGSWHVNQWAKKAVLLGFRIKDMEHQEGGPQGAGWWDKVDSKFKGWGDNQWKAAGFRAVPNCVVRKSAFIAPGVVLMPSFVNIGAYVDSGTMVDTWATVGSCAQIGKNVHLSGGVGIGGVLEPMQAGPTIIEDNCFIGARSEVVEGCIVREGSVLGMGVFIGQSTKIVDRETGEVMYGEVPSGSVVVAGSMPSKNGVNLYCAVIVKRVDEKTRSKTSINELLRD from the coding sequence ATGTCGAACGCGCAGCTGGAAACCGCCATTGAGGCAGCATGGGACACCCGCGATCAGATCACCTCGGCCACCACGGGCGAAGTGCGCGAGGCCATCGAAGACACCCTGAACGCGCTGGACAGCGGCAAACTGCGGGTCGCCGAAAAACAGGCGGACGGATCTTGGCATGTGAACCAATGGGCCAAAAAGGCGGTTCTGCTTGGCTTCCGTATCAAGGACATGGAACACCAAGAGGGGGGTCCACAAGGCGCAGGCTGGTGGGACAAAGTTGACAGCAAGTTCAAAGGCTGGGGCGACAACCAATGGAAAGCTGCCGGTTTCCGTGCGGTGCCAAACTGTGTGGTACGCAAATCAGCGTTCATTGCGCCCGGCGTGGTGTTGATGCCTTCTTTCGTGAACATCGGCGCCTATGTCGACAGCGGCACGATGGTTGACACATGGGCGACCGTTGGCTCTTGCGCCCAGATCGGCAAAAACGTGCACCTGTCCGGCGGTGTCGGCATTGGCGGCGTGCTGGAGCCGATGCAGGCAGGTCCAACCATCATCGAAGACAACTGCTTTATCGGGGCGCGGTCCGAGGTTGTTGAGGGGTGTATCGTGCGTGAGGGTTCGGTTCTGGGCATGGGCGTGTTCATTGGCCAATCGACCAAGATCGTGGACCGCGAAACCGGCGAAGTCATGTATGGCGAAGTGCCGTCTGGTTCCGTTGTGGTGGCAGGCTCCATGCCGTCTAAAAATGGCGTGAACCTTTACTGCGCCGTGATCGTCAAACGCGTTGACGAAAAGACCCGTTCCAAGACATCCATCAACGAGCTGCTGCGCGACTGA
- the dapE gene encoding succinyl-diaminopimelate desuccinylase: MPGVDPAELTAQLVRCASVTPANEGALEILHDLLCEAGFECAWADRGGIRNLFARWGKKGNTRSFGFNGHTDVVPIGNPQDWSMPPFGAEVKDGIMYGRGTTDMKSGVAAFAAAAVDFVKDTPPDGSIILTITGDEEGDALDGTTALLEYMENHGERMDVCLVGEPTCPETMGEMMKIGRRGSMNAKITVTGVQGHSAYPHRANNPLNAMVRLMDKLASHELDQGTDHFDASTLAVVTVDTGNPATNVIPASCSAGLNIRFNDLHSGASLTKWLEQETSLIRDEFGVEIEMSVKISGESFITPPGPLSDLIGKAVKAETGVQPVLSTSGGTSDARFVKHHCPVVEFGLVGQSMHKVDEHVKVDHIHQLKAIYGRILQDYFA, translated from the coding sequence ATGCCCGGTGTTGATCCCGCCGAATTGACCGCGCAGCTTGTGCGCTGTGCCTCTGTCACCCCTGCCAATGAAGGGGCGTTGGAGATCCTGCATGATCTGCTGTGCGAGGCCGGATTCGAATGTGCCTGGGCGGATCGGGGCGGCATTCGCAACCTGTTCGCCCGTTGGGGCAAAAAGGGCAACACACGATCCTTTGGGTTCAATGGTCACACCGATGTAGTGCCGATTGGCAATCCCCAGGATTGGTCCATGCCCCCCTTTGGCGCGGAGGTGAAAGACGGGATCATGTATGGGCGTGGCACCACGGACATGAAATCTGGCGTTGCTGCCTTTGCTGCTGCTGCCGTAGATTTTGTGAAGGACACGCCGCCCGATGGATCGATCATTCTGACCATCACGGGTGACGAAGAGGGCGACGCGCTGGATGGCACCACGGCGTTGCTTGAATACATGGAAAATCATGGCGAGCGCATGGATGTGTGCTTGGTCGGGGAGCCAACCTGCCCGGAAACCATGGGCGAAATGATGAAGATCGGACGTCGTGGTTCGATGAACGCAAAGATCACCGTGACCGGAGTGCAGGGCCATTCGGCCTATCCGCACCGCGCCAATAATCCGCTGAATGCGATGGTGCGGCTTATGGACAAGCTGGCCTCCCATGAGCTGGACCAGGGCACCGATCACTTTGATGCATCCACCCTTGCCGTAGTTACTGTCGATACCGGAAATCCGGCGACGAATGTTATCCCGGCAAGCTGTTCTGCGGGTCTGAATATCCGGTTCAACGATCTGCACTCAGGCGCCAGCCTGACCAAATGGTTGGAGCAGGAAACTTCCCTCATCCGTGACGAATTTGGCGTTGAGATCGAGATGAGCGTCAAGATTTCCGGCGAGAGCTTTATCACCCCACCCGGACCCCTGTCGGACTTGATCGGCAAGGCCGTGAAAGCAGAAACCGGCGTTCAGCCGGTGTTGTCCACGTCCGGCGGCACGTCAGACGCCCGATTTGTCAAACATCATTGCCCAGTGGTTGAATTTGGTTTGGTCGGTCAATCGATGCATAAGGTCGATGAACATGTGAAGGTGGATCATATCCATCAGCTCAAGGCGATTTATGGCCGCATCCTTCAGGACTATTTTGCGTGA
- a CDS encoding Hint domain-containing protein, whose product MVAASELPIETVREGTTALDMAQAIFGNGVTVTGATYYGDRDSAGIYSNGDSVAPGVTPSDTGVIMSTGEAEDFTNSSGQSNQSTNTGTNTSGSNNVSMYNNHAGARTYDAATLDVDFIPDAATMTMQFVFSSEEYPEFQNSIYQDFVGVWVNGDLVPMDVGNGDTDPGNVNTTNNINMYVNNQSDDYNTEMDGFTITMTLTMAVTPNVVNSMRIAIADVSDNQFDSNLLIAGNSVQTSLVAVSDNIDLYPDGDKDIDVLANDINNTPGSTLTITQINGQDVVAGDTITLPTGQTVKLNPNGTFTVTGDGDVENFNFTYTVDNGSDVDVGFVNATGVPCFVAGTMIATPDGERPAETLMPGDLVLTQDDGPQPLRWIGTRTVKAEGEFAPIHIRANTFGDHRDLLVSPLHRVLIRDNLAELLFGEAEVLVAARDLVNDRSVRRKPGGDVTYVHLLFDRHQVVFSEGLETESYLPGPQTNKSFETEVVAEICALFPEIDPETGIGYPPAARRTLKRFEADLLRSGQVA is encoded by the coding sequence ATGGTAGCAGCGTCGGAACTTCCTATCGAAACGGTGCGCGAGGGCACAACCGCGCTTGATATGGCGCAGGCGATCTTTGGCAATGGCGTCACGGTCACTGGCGCAACTTACTACGGTGATCGCGACAGCGCGGGTATTTACTCAAACGGCGACAGCGTTGCGCCGGGGGTCACGCCATCTGATACCGGCGTGATCATGTCCACGGGTGAGGCTGAGGATTTCACCAACTCCAGCGGTCAATCCAACCAAAGCACAAACACCGGCACCAATACCTCTGGCAGCAACAACGTCAGCATGTACAACAACCACGCCGGCGCGCGCACCTATGATGCCGCGACGCTGGATGTGGATTTCATCCCCGATGCGGCCACAATGACAATGCAGTTTGTGTTCTCATCCGAGGAATACCCCGAATTTCAAAACTCGATCTATCAGGATTTTGTGGGTGTCTGGGTCAATGGCGATCTGGTGCCGATGGATGTTGGCAACGGCGATACCGATCCGGGTAACGTCAACACCACGAATAACATCAACATGTACGTCAACAACCAGTCTGACGATTACAACACCGAGATGGATGGTTTTACCATCACGATGACCCTGACGATGGCTGTCACACCGAATGTGGTCAACTCCATGCGGATCGCCATCGCGGATGTGTCGGACAACCAGTTCGATTCAAATCTGTTGATTGCAGGCAACTCTGTTCAGACCAGCCTTGTTGCGGTGTCCGATAACATTGACCTTTATCCAGACGGCGACAAAGACATCGATGTTCTGGCCAACGACATCAACAACACACCCGGCAGCACCCTGACAATCACCCAGATCAACGGACAGGATGTCGTTGCCGGTGACACGATCACGCTGCCCACAGGGCAAACGGTCAAGCTGAACCCGAATGGCACCTTTACGGTGACGGGTGATGGCGATGTCGAGAACTTCAACTTTACCTATACCGTCGACAACGGCAGTGACGTTGATGTCGGCTTTGTCAACGCAACGGGTGTGCCTTGCTTTGTCGCAGGGACAATGATCGCAACGCCTGACGGCGAACGCCCTGCCGAGACCTTGATGCCGGGTGATCTGGTGCTGACCCAGGATGACGGGCCACAGCCACTGCGCTGGATCGGAACCCGCACGGTAAAGGCGGAAGGCGAGTTTGCACCGATTCACATTCGCGCCAATACCTTTGGCGATCACCGCGACCTGTTGGTGTCTCCGCTGCACCGGGTCTTGATCCGTGACAATCTGGCAGAGCTTTTGTTTGGTGAGGCAGAGGTGCTGGTCGCCGCGCGTGATCTGGTCAATGATCGCTCCGTTCGGCGCAAGCCAGGCGGCGATGTGACCTATGTTCACCTGCTGTTTGACCGCCATCAGGTGGTGTTCTCCGAAGGTTTGGAAACAGAAAGCTATCTGCCGGGCCCTCAAACCAACAAGAGTTTTGAAACTGAAGTCGTGGCAGAGATTTGCGCATTGTTCCCTGAGATTGATCCCGAAACGGGCATTGGCTATCCGCCCGCTGCACGGCGAACCTTGAAACGGTTTGAGGCAGATTTGCTGCGCTCTGGACAGGTGGCCTAA
- a CDS encoding GlsB/YeaQ/YmgE family stress response membrane protein, with protein MTGLGWFAALIVGALAGWIAEKIMKRDHGLLLNVFMGIVGAMLFNAILGFIFGSSLGGWIGQLFAGVVGACILIAAINAFRSRS; from the coding sequence ATGACGGGACTTGGATGGTTTGCGGCGCTGATCGTCGGGGCGCTTGCCGGCTGGATTGCTGAAAAGATAATGAAGCGTGACCATGGTCTGCTGCTGAATGTCTTCATGGGCATCGTTGGTGCGATGCTGTTCAATGCGATCCTTGGGTTTATCTTCGGCTCGTCGCTGGGTGGCTGGATTGGACAATTGTTTGCCGGTGTTGTTGGGGCCTGCATCCTGATCGCGGCGATCAACGCCTTTCGCAGCCGGTCCTGA
- a CDS encoding TIGR04282 family arsenosugar biosynthesis glycosyltransferase produces MVKEPRPGRVKTRLGRDIGMTAAAWWFRHQTRRLLRRIEDPRWQVVLAVAPDVEGLKSRNWPAHFPRLPQGRGDLGERMARMLRLSAPGPACVIGADIPGITRHHIAEAFAALGDHDAVFGPAPDGGYWLVGLKHPARQPAGFFAGVRWSSPHALSDSRATLSGHRIAEITPLRDIDTADDLR; encoded by the coding sequence ATGGTGAAGGAACCGCGCCCCGGGCGTGTCAAAACGCGGCTCGGGCGCGACATCGGAATGACCGCAGCGGCCTGGTGGTTTCGCCATCAGACCCGCCGTCTGCTGCGGCGGATCGAAGATCCACGTTGGCAGGTCGTTCTGGCCGTTGCCCCGGATGTGGAGGGGCTCAAAAGCCGCAATTGGCCGGCACACTTCCCGCGATTGCCGCAAGGGCGCGGTGACCTGGGCGAACGTATGGCGCGGATGCTGCGCCTGTCTGCGCCCGGTCCCGCTTGCGTGATTGGGGCGGATATTCCCGGCATCACACGCCACCATATTGCCGAAGCCTTTGCAGCGCTGGGCGATCATGATGCGGTATTTGGACCTGCGCCCGATGGTGGATATTGGCTCGTCGGGCTGAAACATCCCGCACGTCAGCCTGCGGGGTTTTTTGCCGGTGTGCGTTGGTCCAGCCCTCATGCGCTTTCGGACAGCCGGGCAACGCTTTCGGGCCACCGGATTGCGGAAATTACGCCGCTGCGTGACATAGACACCGCCGACGATTTGCGATGA
- a CDS encoding threonine/serine dehydratase translates to MDWKAEIEAAKARVAPYVRETPVITTRSFGLSYPVTMKLEHMQHTGTFKARGAFSTLLSTDVPDGGVVAASGGNHGAAVAHAAKALGHDAHIFVPELAGPAKIDLIRRTGAELTVVSGEYANALAAAQAHEAKTGAMQIHAYDAPGTVAGQGTMMAEWEAQGLDADTVLIAVGGGGLIGGALGWLQGRRKVVGVEPRHCCALHKALEYGEPCDVPVSGVAANALGARRIGDICFGLAQAHLGASVLVDDDAIIAAQVALWREWRILVEPAGAAALAALMSGAYQPEPGEKVAVLLCGANPAPDPIS, encoded by the coding sequence ATGGATTGGAAAGCTGAGATTGAGGCGGCAAAAGCACGGGTTGCGCCCTATGTTCGCGAAACGCCGGTGATCACCACCCGCAGCTTTGGTTTGTCCTATCCGGTCACCATGAAACTTGAGCATATGCAGCACACCGGCACGTTCAAGGCACGCGGAGCGTTCAGCACCTTGTTGTCCACCGATGTGCCAGATGGCGGCGTTGTTGCGGCCAGCGGCGGCAATCATGGTGCGGCTGTGGCCCATGCGGCCAAGGCGCTGGGCCATGACGCCCATATTTTTGTGCCTGAACTGGCCGGTCCTGCAAAAATTGATCTGATCCGCCGCACAGGCGCGGAACTGACTGTTGTCTCCGGTGAATATGCAAATGCGCTTGCCGCCGCACAGGCCCATGAGGCCAAAACCGGTGCGATGCAGATCCATGCCTATGACGCGCCGGGCACAGTCGCAGGCCAAGGCACCATGATGGCGGAATGGGAGGCCCAGGGCCTTGATGCCGACACCGTGCTGATCGCTGTGGGAGGCGGAGGTTTGATCGGAGGTGCGCTTGGCTGGCTTCAGGGCCGCCGCAAGGTGGTGGGCGTTGAACCGCGCCATTGCTGTGCGTTGCATAAGGCGCTGGAATACGGGGAACCTTGCGATGTGCCGGTGTCGGGTGTCGCAGCCAATGCCCTTGGTGCACGGCGCATTGGCGATATTTGTTTTGGTTTGGCGCAGGCCCATCTGGGTGCTTCCGTTTTGGTGGATGATGATGCGATCATCGCTGCGCAGGTGGCACTTTGGCGTGAATGGCGCATTCTGGTCGAACCGGCTGGCGCTGCCGCGCTCGCCGCCTTGATGAGCGGCGCCTACCAGCCAGAGCCGGGCGAAAAGGTCGCTGTTCTGCTCTGCGGGGCAAACCCGGCCCCCGATCCGATTTCATGA